Proteins from a genomic interval of Schistocerca piceifrons isolate TAMUIC-IGC-003096 chromosome 3, iqSchPice1.1, whole genome shotgun sequence:
- the LOC124788849 gene encoding transcriptional regulatory protein AlgP-like produces the protein MPCDKAADKTLTKHQEPRRRRLLAGLKCRLLQCGGVAGGGASGAIRSALGLPPQPRQLGGAAERGCRDACLLVLPPRLFTAGAASIPASQPAFLPASQRYCQPASQRSCQPASVPASQPAFLPATKRSCQPASIPARQPAFLPATQRSCQPASIPSRQPAFLPACQRSCQPASATASQPDSVPASQPVFLPASQRSCQRPSVPASQPAFLLGSQHSRQPASVPASQPALLPASQPAFLPASKRSCQPASVPASKPAFLPASQHSCQPAFLPVSQRSYQPASIPASQPAFLPPSQGSCQRASVPTSQSAFLPPSQRSCQPASIPASQPSNVPASQPARVLAPASGSRDENKEGEEEEEEEEEEGEDGSTTFISE, from the exons GAGGAGGCTGCTGGCTGGTCTGAAATGTCGGCTGCTGCAGTGCGGGGGCGTGGCAGGTGGCGGCGCTTCAGGCGCAATTAGGAGCGCGCTGGGGCTGCCGCCGCAGCCACGGCAGCTCGGCGGCGCGGCGGAGCGGGG ATGCCGCGATGCCTGCCTGCTCGTGCTGCCTCCTCGCCTCTTCACTGCGGGG GCAGCCAgcattcctgccagccagccagcgttcctgccagccagccagcgttactgccagccagccagccagcgttcctgccagccagccagcgttcctgccagccagccagcgtttcTGCCAGCGACCaagcgttcctgccagccagccagcattcCTGCTAGGCAGCCAGCATTCCTGCCAGCAacccagcgttcctgccagccagccagcattcCTTCTAGGCAGCCAGCATTCCTGCCAGcctgccagcgttcctgccagccagccagcgctACTGCCAGCCAGCCAgacagcgttcctgccagccagccagtgtTCCTGCctgccagccagcgttcctgccagcgacccagcgttcctgccagccagccagcattcCTGCTAGGCAGCCAGCATtcccgccagccagccagcgttcctgccagccagccagcgttactgccagccagccagccagcgttcctgccagccagcaagcgttcctgccagccagccagcgttcctgccagtaagccagcgttcctgccagccagccagcattcctgccagccagcgttcctgccagtgAGCCAGCGTTCCTACCAGCCAGCCAgcattcctgccagccagccagcattcCTGCCACCTAGCCAGGGTTCCTGCCAGCGAGCCAGCGTTCCTACCAGCCAGTCAGCATTCCTGCCacccagccagcgttcctgccagccagccagcattcctgccagccagccatccaacgttcctgccagccagccagccagagttCTTGCCCCCGCCAgtggcagcaga GATGAAAataaggagggggaggaggaggaggaggaggaggaggaggagggggaggatggGTCCAccaccttcatctcagagtag